One genomic window of Denticeps clupeoides chromosome 14, fDenClu1.1, whole genome shotgun sequence includes the following:
- the nmbr gene encoding neuromedin-B receptor gives MDATPGNSSFPEDPAELDKFADEPEPDGGTDLVMRYVILSAYVVIITVGLLGNITLVKIFISNSAMRSVPNIFISSLAAGDLLLLVTCVPVDAFRYFFEEWIFGTVACKLIPVIQLTSVGVSVFTLTALSADRYKAIVNPMDIQTSSAVLWTCLKAVSIWLVSVLLAVPEAIFSQVVHIQDKNVTFTACVPYPLSNEMHPKIHSVLIFLVYFLIPLGIISVYYYHIARTLIKSAHDMPGEISEHSKRQMETRKRLAKIVLVFVGLFALCWFPNHVLYMYRSFNYRHIDSSLSHFIITLLARVLSFSSSCVNPFALYMLSESFRRHFNSQLRCQRKPYHERNASFLQSTSAVRMTSIKKNPPAANGHGTRQEVSL, from the exons aTGGACGCCACGCCAGGCAACTCGTCCTTCCCAGAAGACCCGGCGGAGTTGGACAAGTTCGCGGACGAGCCGGAGCCGGACGGCGGCACGGACCTCGTCATGCGCTACGTGATCCTCTCCGCGTACGTGGTCATCATCACGGTGGGTCTGCTGGGCAACATCACGCTGGTGAAGATCTTCATCAGCAACAGCGCCATGCGCAGCGTGCCCAACATCTTCATCTCCAGCCTGGCCGCGGGGGACCTGCTGCTCCTGGTCACCTGCGTCCCCGTGGACGCCTTCAGGTACTTCTTCGAGGAGTGGATCTTCGGGACGGTGGCGTGCAAGCTGATCCCGGTCATCCAGCTGACGTCGGTCGGCGTGTCGGTCTTCACCCTCACCGCCCTGAGCGCCGACAG atataAAGCAATCGTGAACCCCATGGACATCCAGACCtccagtgctgtgctgtggactTGCCTGAAAGCTGTGTCCATATGGCTGGTCTCGGTCCTGCTGGCTGTGCCTGAAGCCATCTTTTCCCAGGTTGTCCACATCCAGGACAAGAACGTGACCTTCACCGCATGTGTACCCTACCCCCTCTCGAACGAGATGCATCCCAAAATCCACTCCGTGTTGATATTCCTGGTCTATTTCCTCATCCCTCTGGGAATCATCTCTGTCTACTATTATCACATCGCCAGGACGCTGATCAAGAGCGCCCATGACATGCCAGGGGAGATCAGCGAGCATTCAAAACGACAG ATGGAGACACGGAAGCGGCTCGCCAAGATAGTCCTGGTCTTCGTGGGCCTTTTCGCGCTGTGCTGGTTCCCCAACCACGTGCTCTACATGTACCGCTCCTTCAACTACCGCCACATCGACTCGTCCCTGTCCCACTTCATCATCACGCTGCTGGCCCGCGTGCTGAGCTTCTCCAGCTCTTGCGTCAACCCCTTCGCTCTGTACATGTTGAGCGAGAGCTTCCGAAGACACTTCAACAGCCAGCTGCGGTGCCAGAGGAAGCCGTACCACGAGCGCAACGCTAGCTTCCTCCAGAGCACCTCCGCCGTCCGCATGACCTCCATCAAGAAGAACCCCCCCGCAGCCAACGGTCACGGCACCAGGCAGGAGGTGTCTCTCTAG